The window GCTCCTCTGCAAGCCGCCGGAATGCACGCCCTGCGCGGTGACGTCGATCGGGTTGCGCGTCGCGCCATAGGACGGCAACAGTTTTGCGATTTCGTTCTGGATCGGCGCCGACAATTCCGGCACCTGCAGGCCCTGCATCGAAACCGTGTCCGCACCCCAGATGCCCGCCCCGCCCGACACCGTGAGCACGGCGACCCGGTCGCCTTTCGGCAAAGGGTTGGTGGTCAAGACGGCTGCGATGGCGACGGCCTCGTCGAGGTCGTTGGAGATGATAAATCCATATTTTTCGAACACCGCATCATAGGCCGCCGACCACCCGGCCATGCTCGCGGTATGCGAGGCCGCAGCGCGCTCGCCGGCGCCGGAGCGGCCGACTTTTGTGACGATGACCGGTTTTCCGATTTCTCCGGCGCGGCGGGCGGCGGCTAGAAACCTATCGACGTCGCGAATGCCCTCGATGAACAGCAGGATCACGTCGGTGGATGAATCCTGCACCAGATATTCGAAAAATTCGCCGGCGCCCAGATCAGCCTCATTGCCGGCGCTGACGACATAAGAGAGCGCGACGCCGATCGCCTTGGCACGATGATAGATCGCAAAGCCGATGCCGCCGCTTTGCGCGACAATGCCGATCCGCCGCTTGCTCGCAACGAACGGCCGGTCGTTCGGCTTGACGTCGACGGTCGGGCTGAAGGTGGCGGCGACGCGCTGGGCCTGGCTGTAAAACCCTTCCGCGTTCGGGCCGGAGATCCGCATGCCGGTCTTTTTTGCAAGTGCCGCGATGGCATCCTGCATCGCGGCGCTGTCGCCACCCTCCTCGGCAAATCCGGAGGAGATGATGACGGCGTTTTTGACGCCGGCATCGGCGCATTGCGCGAGCGCGCCAAGCACCGCGCGGGCGGGAATGCTGACAATGGCGAGATCGATCGGCTGGCCGACGTCAGCGATCGCTGGAAAACATTTCAGCCCGTCGATATCGCCGTAGTTCGGATTGATCGGATAGAGTTTTCCCGGAAATCCGTTCTTGCGCAGCATCGACAACAGCCGCCCCGGGATCTTTTCCAGGTCGCGCGAGGCGCCGATCAGCGCGATGCTGGCCGGCGCGAAGAACGAGTCGAGCGGATGCGGCATGCGGGGACGGTCCTTTTTTATTATTGCTTAGCGCACATCTCTCTTTTCGTCATGGCCGGGCATAGCCGTCCGAAGGACGGCGTCGCTTCCGCTCGCCTATGCCCGGCCATCCACGTCCTTCGTCTCGTCATGAAGTAAGCAAGACGTGGATGCCCGGGACAAGCCCCGGGCATGACGAGTTTCACAATTACGCAACGCTCACGCCGCGAGACGAAACGTCACGCCGCCGAGCTCAAACGAATTGCCTGACACGGCGCGGCCCTTTGCCTTGGCGGCATCGAGCACTTTGGCGACACTGCCGACCTTGAAAGTCAGGCCGCTCATGATCTCGCTTTCGCCTTTGACAAAAGTAAAGTCGCAATTGGGCAGTCTCAGCTCCGCCTCGCCGCTCGCATTCGCAGACACCGGCATCTCGATGATCCGTCCCCAGTGCTCGGCCAGCGCCCGCGGCTCCGGGCTTTGCATCTCCACGGCGGTCAAGGCCAGCGTCACATCCTTGGCGATCGATTTCTGCCAGTCCGGGCCGGCCGGCGGATAGGGCCCCAAAATATCGTCGCTGCCGTCGGTGTGGTTGAATTCGATGAAGGCGGCGCGGCAATCGCGCGGGTGCAGTTGCACGCCGTGATAGGGCGAATGCCCGATGACGTTGGCGATGCGCACGCCGATTTTTTCGGCGTGTTTTCCGCGCGCGTCGGGATTGTCGCAGCAGAAGATCGCCATATAACCGCCGCGGCCGGAGGTCTTTTCCAGAAAGCGCCCCGCCGCGGTGCCGTCCTGGAACGGCGCGACCACTTCGAGTAAAATCGTATCGACCGGCAGCAGCGCGTTTTCCAGGCCGTATTTGGCGACGTTGCCGTCGCGGTAGCAGACGTTCAGGCCCATGATGCCGGCGATATCGGAAATCGCGGGCTCGAGACGCGGCGCCACCAGGCAGATTTGCCGCAGCCGTAGATAGCCGGCCATCTTAGTGACCCTGAAATACGGGCTTGCGCTTTTCGACAAAAGCTTTCGCGGCTTCCTTGTGGTCGGCGGTCTCGCCCGAGCGCGAATGGTGGATCGCTTCGGCATCAAAACAGGCCTCCAGCGACAAATGCTCGGCGTTGTTGATGTTGCGCTTGATGTAGCCGAGCGTCACCGACGGCCCCTGCGCCAATGACATCGCGAGCGCATGCGCTTCCGCCTCGACCTCGGTGTCGGGAACGACCTTTGTCACCATGCCGAGCGCGAATGCTTCCTGCGCGGTCAGCACCGGCGAGGTCAGATAAAGCTCGCGTGCCTTCGCGCTGCCGAGCAGATGGGTGAGAAAATAGGTGCCGCCGTAATCGCCCGACAGTCCGACCTTGGCAAAGGCGGTCGTGATCTTGACCGAGGCCGAGGCAACGCGGAGATCGCAGGCGAGCGCGATCGAAAGGCCGGCGCCGGCGGCCGCGCCATCGACCTGCGCCACGACCGGCTTCGGCATCTCGTGCAAAATGCGGGAAACTTCCATGCCGCGGCGCAGGTTTGCCATTTTGGCCTCGAACGGCAGCGGCGCCCGCCCCTCCGCCATCGACTTGACGTCGCCGCCGACGCAGAACGTGCCGCCCGCGCCCTTCAAGAGCACCGCGCGGACCTCGTGATCCTCCGCCGCGCGTCGCGCCGCTTCGACCAATCCCCGCGTCATGTCCGGATTGAGCGCGTTGCGCCGGTCGGGGCGGTTCATGGTGATGGTGAGCAGGCCCTGGTCGAGGTTTTGCAGGACGATTTCGTTGTTCATGGGTTTTGCCTTTGTTGTTGTTCGTTGTTGTTCCGCGCTCCCTCCCCGTCATTGCGAGCGAAGCGAAGCAATCCATTTCGCCCCGGGGAAGATGGATTGCTTCGTCGCTGCGCTCCTCGCAATGACGAAGGATAGGCCTTCGCTCTATTTCTTCACCAGCGGGCAGCGCGACAATTCGAGCGACTGGAACGCGTCGTTGCCGGAGATGGTCGCGAGCAGCTTGTAATCATCCCAGCGTCCTTTCGATTCCAACGGCTTTTTCACTTCGAACAGATACATGTCATGCACCATGCGGCCGTCCTCGCGAATTTTGCCGTTCTTGGCGAACATATCGTTGATCGGGGTGTCCTTCATGATCTTCATGACCGCGGCCGAATCGGTGGTGCCTGCCGCCTTCACCGCTTTCAAATAATGCAGGACGGAAGAATAGACGCCGGCCTGCGCCGAGGTCGGCACGCGTTTGACCCTCTCCATGAAGCGTTTTGAAAACGCGCGGGTATCGTCATTGAGGTCCCAGTAAAAGGCTTCGGCGAGCAACAACCCCTGCGCGGTCTCGAGTCCGACACTGTCGATGTCGGTGACAAAGGCCAGCAGCGGCGACAGCTTTTGCCCGCCTTTTGTCAGCCCGAATTCGGCCGCCTGCTTGATCGCGTTGATGGTGTCGCCGCCGGCATTGGCAAGTCCGATCACTTTCGCCTTCGAGCTTTGCGCCTGCAGCAGGTACGAAGAGAAATCCGACGTGTTGAGCGGATGCCGGACGCTGCCCAGCACCTTGCCGCCGTTCTTCAGCACGACGTTGGTCGTGTCCTTTTCCAGATCCTGGCCGAAGGCATAGTCGGCGGTGAGAAAGAACCAGCTATCGAGGCCCTGCTTGACGGCGGCAAGCCCGGTGACGTTGGCCTGCGCAAAGGTGTCGAACACATAATGCACGGTATAGGGCCCGCAGGCCTCATTGCTGAGGCGGATCGAGCCCGGACCGTTGAAGATCACGATCTTGTTGTGCGCTTTCGCAATCTCGCCGGCCGCCAGCGCGGTCGCCGACGCCGCCACGTCAAAAATCATCTCGACGCCCTGATTGTCCAGCATGTCGCGGGCGATGTTGGCGGCGAGATCAGCCTTGTTGAGATGATCGGCGGCGATGATTTCGATCTTGCGGCCAAGCACCTCGCCGCCAAAATCCTCCGCCGCCATCTTCGCGGCGACTTCGCTGCCCGCGCCGGTGATGTCGGCGTAGAGCCCGGACATATCGAGGATGCCGCCGAGTTTTAAGGGAGGCTTGCTTTGGGCGAAAGCCGCTTGCGCGGCCAACACCAGCGCCGCGGCGAAAACGCCGGACAGGACCCGTTGCATCAAAACCTCCCGACCCGCCGCATTTTGCGGCTCTTATATGCGTTGCGGCAATCATGCCGCAAGCGCTTGAGTGCGGCAAGCCGCGCGCGAAAGGCGGCCGTCATGCGCACACTCCGCCATCCACGTGTTTTTCCGCAATGCGGAATGATTACGGGCGCGATCTACATTTCGCTCACGCCAGCAGTCCCTTGCCCGGAACATGATTGAGCTCGAGCCTCATTCCATCAGGGTCTTCGAACAGCACTGAATAATATCCCGGCGCCCATTGATCCTCGCGCGGCGCGCGGATGATGGTGACGCCGAGCGAGCACAGGAAGCCGTGCAGTTCATCGACGTCGGCGCGCTCGCGGGCACGAAAGCACAGATGGTGCAGGCCGACACGGCTTTGGTCAAAACTTGCGCCGGCATGCTCCGCCGACGGCTTGCGGATCCCGAGCGCCGTGCGTCCGCCGACGCAGTAATAGATTTCGTCGGAATCGATCATCGGCTGCAGACCGAGAAACGGCAGCAATTGGCGGTAGAAGTCGCGGGAGCGTTCGAAATTCGACGCGGTGAGAATGACATGCGCCATGCCGTTGACTTCCATCGGCTTCCCCTTCGGTCATCAAAATGAGTTCAAAGATTACTACCGATCGAGTGCATCGTGATGAACCCGATTCGCGACGAGAAATCCTGTCCTGGTCGAGGGGTGTTGCGACCAAGACACGTATTGGTGAGAAAAATCAAACCCCTGGCCGCCCGCTGTTGCAGTTGCGAGCATGCCCGGACTA is drawn from Bradyrhizobium lablabi and contains these coding sequences:
- a CDS encoding VOC family protein, with the translated sequence MEVNGMAHVILTASNFERSRDFYRQLLPFLGLQPMIDSDEIYYCVGGRTALGIRKPSAEHAGASFDQSRVGLHHLCFRARERADVDELHGFLCSLGVTIIRAPREDQWAPGYYSVLFEDPDGMRLELNHVPGKGLLA
- a CDS encoding enoyl-CoA hydratase — encoded protein: MNNEIVLQNLDQGLLTITMNRPDRRNALNPDMTRGLVEAARRAAEDHEVRAVLLKGAGGTFCVGGDVKSMAEGRAPLPFEAKMANLRRGMEVSRILHEMPKPVVAQVDGAAAGAGLSIALACDLRVASASVKITTAFAKVGLSGDYGGTYFLTHLLGSAKARELYLTSPVLTAQEAFALGMVTKVVPDTEVEAEAHALAMSLAQGPSVTLGYIKRNINNAEHLSLEACFDAEAIHHSRSGETADHKEAAKAFVEKRKPVFQGH
- a CDS encoding acetate--CoA ligase family protein, which gives rise to MPHPLDSFFAPASIALIGASRDLEKIPGRLLSMLRKNGFPGKLYPINPNYGDIDGLKCFPAIADVGQPIDLAIVSIPARAVLGALAQCADAGVKNAVIISSGFAEEGGDSAAMQDAIAALAKKTGMRISGPNAEGFYSQAQRVAATFSPTVDVKPNDRPFVASKRRIGIVAQSGGIGFAIYHRAKAIGVALSYVVSAGNEADLGAGEFFEYLVQDSSTDVILLFIEGIRDVDRFLAAARRAGEIGKPVIVTKVGRSGAGERAAASHTASMAGWSAAYDAVFEKYGFIISNDLDEAVAIAAVLTTNPLPKGDRVAVLTVSGGAGIWGADTVSMQGLQVPELSAPIQNEIAKLLPSYGATRNPIDVTAQGVHSGGLQRSIDLLDASNEVDAILVVLSLSSDTRMPFKQAELKPVIDAQRKPIVFYSYTLPSDFARRELAASGVIVLSGLTHAAVAMRKLVEHARFKLAPPVDAAAAGLRDLSAHLASATLSEADSKALLRAAGIALPDEVLVREKSALDAAIAHVGFPLVMKVQSPDIPHKSEVGGVRVNIATKGEVFLAFEALLESARRHRPDAAIQGVLVGPMAKKGVEIIIGTMLDSTFGPMIMVGFGGITTELFRDVIYRPAPVSAVEASRMLAELKAAPLLNGFRGAAKADVAALSQLIAQVSVLAARYSAQISEIEINPVLVHPEGQGVTIVDALVVLKN
- a CDS encoding ABC transporter substrate-binding protein translates to MQRVLSGVFAAALVLAAQAAFAQSKPPLKLGGILDMSGLYADITGAGSEVAAKMAAEDFGGEVLGRKIEIIAADHLNKADLAANIARDMLDNQGVEMIFDVAASATALAAGEIAKAHNKIVIFNGPGSIRLSNEACGPYTVHYVFDTFAQANVTGLAAVKQGLDSWFFLTADYAFGQDLEKDTTNVVLKNGGKVLGSVRHPLNTSDFSSYLLQAQSSKAKVIGLANAGGDTINAIKQAAEFGLTKGGQKLSPLLAFVTDIDSVGLETAQGLLLAEAFYWDLNDDTRAFSKRFMERVKRVPTSAQAGVYSSVLHYLKAVKAAGTTDSAAVMKIMKDTPINDMFAKNGKIREDGRMVHDMYLFEVKKPLESKGRWDDYKLLATISGNDAFQSLELSRCPLVKK